aataatAACACCTACCTTTACATGAATAGATGAATAAAACCGTTTAGTCCAGCATGGGTTAATTCTCTATCTTTAGGCAGAAgatgtttttaaatgttctgcaGGGTTGTGGAGTTTGAAGTATAGTGAATACACACTGTCGCACCTCACACCCCTCTGGGAGGACCCAAAGACCCAAAGGATGTGTATCATCAAACTATGTGCTTTTGAGGGGTTATTTTCAAAAGGCATTtgagaaaatgtttattatgttagAAAATATGTCTAATTATTGCTTCCTTCTGGGTCTACTGCATACTTTACACCTTAACCATCTGATAGACTAGTTTAGAACTGGTCTTGTGATGGCATTAGCTAAATGTGGTGTACAAAGTGTTAAACTTGTACTTATTTGTGTTTTAAGATGGCAAAGGTTACAATACATTTCCTAGATTTATGAACATTTTCAAGTATCCAATGGAACAATATAGGACAAAACATAACAAATTTACACTTTACACTTTTACACTCTTTTCAACAGTGCACACTATTAGTATACCATGAGGGATATATTCTCCCTTACTTAGTGTATACAGGTTAGGTCGTATGCTTAGCCTGGAAGGTGTCTAAATCAAGAGAGATCAGAATTATGAAGAAAATAATTTGTGAAAATTTGACAATCAAAAGAATTGATGTTCATGGGAGTCAAGAGGTTTTCTGAGGGAACATTGAAGACCTTTGAACGTAAGCTTGACACTGGCACCGTGCAGTGTACATCCCATGGGTAACAGAGCGTGGCCTGATATGTGGTAGTTAATACAACAGAAACCTATAGTAATTATAGGTCTTGATCCTTTTTCATTGGAGGACAATGTGTATCTCATGTCTTAAGTCTTCTGATGTCAAGCTTAAATGATCCACAAAATGGCATCCTCTTGTACTGATGGGAAAGGAGGCACTTTTAGTAAATGGCATCCATATACGTTGGCCTGGATTGTGTGTAGCCCTCACACTATAATGCTGGaacattttgcaaaacatttcGGATTTGGTGTGTATTTAAGAGACAATTTCGTCGCtgtattttcatttacattttgcaAACTCTGTGGGCAGTTCAAGCAAAGGTAAAAATCTAAATTTCTATAATTGTATACTGTTTGCAATTTGTTCCAGTTGTTAACATTCTATATGTATTGTTTACTTTACATTTTTTGTAATGCTGGAACTAAGCatagttattattaatattattaatagtcTTTTTTTAGAGAGAAAATTGCTATGGAAAGGCTTGAAATTACACAAAATGCCCAAATTTCACAATTGTTTGTCTTTTAATGTTGACAATTGGTTTAATTGtatcaaatacagtatgtgtgtggtgTTTGTTTAACCAGAAAAGAGACTTTTCAATAAACTCTTGTCATGCTGGAACTATAGGAAGCATAGTTGTTATTAAGATGTCTTCTTTTAGAGAAAATTGTAATGCAAAGGCTTGAATTTGCATAATTTGCCCAAATTTCACAATTGTTTGTCTTGTAACAGTGGCAATTGTCTGTGTTGGTTTAATTGATAGCAGTTACAGTATGTGCAGAGTATTCCTTTaaccagaaagaaaaaaacaaaacacttttcaattaatttaaacttttttgCATTGAAATATAAAGTTTGCATAAACAGTGTGCAAGCTTTGTGGGCAGATGgtctttattttaagattttagcTGTATATAACTGTGAAATATTTTATCGGCATGGTTTTCTAAAACACATACCAtggcattttaaaaacatatgTCTTTTTTGTTTACTTAGCATTTTGTTGTGCTTGAACTGCATGCGAAAATCATAGTTTTATATCTTTTTTAGAGAAAATTGAAATGTAAAGGCTTGAATTTGCATAAATGTAACACTTATTTATCTTCTCATTATGGTAAATATCTTTTTTGGTTTCACTGACCATTGATTCATATTATTTACACAGTATACTCAAATATATTTGAGTGCTGCCCACAGTTTGAGGGTTGGAGTTTCAAATAATAGTTATTTTTCATGTGAAGCATAAAACTTTACATAAAAATTGATAAAACATGGAATGGAAGATTCATAAGAATTGGTCAGTGTGAATGTGTTCTGTTGGACATGTTTAGATAGTTGTTGTCTGTTTTATCATTTCTTTGGTTAGCTGTGGCCTTCAGGGCTGATGGGAATTTCAGAGTTATGACCGTGTAAACACAGTATTCACCTGTGTAGCTGTCATCAAGGATTATGAGTTTTTAATACCCTGCAAACTATGAATTTCACATGTTTTGACATTGGTAAATTGTCATTTACTGCTAAAAGCTGCTCTCTTATACATCTAAGCTCAAAAGTCCAATTGGCCTTGCTTCTTATAGTTTGTGAAATGACTTAAGGCTTACCAGAAGCACAATTTTATTGAGATACAGTACTCAAATGTTAATTGAAATCCTAGTGACACTTtcaacccttgtgcgaccttcaggacatttttgtctttttcatttatttttatttttttatcattttgggtgtgtaaatgccaacagcataaattttgccaaaggtgtatatcttttggggaattttgatatttcaacctcagttccaaaaatacatgtacacaaaatagttacactcagggaCTTAAGGACAAACATgtccccattaaaactgcaatatttgatcccagttccattaaagcataaaatcatgaattctatgatattatgctttcattccggaggcctggcttcaaaatttaaatgttttatattttccaccagatggcaccgtttttctcatgtttagcctatggagcaaatacatgctttttccctattttctgtttgctgtattatagagcacttcAGGCCAATAATAGATCACTtcagatgcagctaaaattgtgtgggtgtgttggtgtggatgtcagagtgtgttttgtatgtgtgtattgagaaatgtgtgtgtgtgtgtgtgtgtgtgtgtgtgtgtgtgtgtgtgtgtgtgtgtgtgtgtgtgtgtgtgtgtaaaaacaacagtggcattatgtaaacaaactggcatttaaagggttaaattctTGAAAATGATTATTTGGTAGttgtgatcaggactgatgttggttaaagaatctaagtcagtgaaagtggaaaataatattaatatataataatattatggcagttttttgacgcggacatttttgtcctctaaggaccactgagtaacttttttttattggcacacaagggttaaataaaatCTCTGACCATTACGGCACTGTAAGGAGTGCAGCCACAGTCGACTAACGCTGTTTATTTAAGGCATTCAGCAAATGTATTGATCCCAGACAAGCTCATAAAAGAAGCTCTTTTCTGGAAAGAACTTTGCAAATTAGGAGTAGTTTTGTCGTCAGTGACCTGAAGAGGAAGCTTCCGGGACCCCTCAAGTCTTATGGGGCTCCCAGGGGCCTTTTTCGAGAGGAGACAGTTCTTATCTTAACAAAAAAGACATTTCCTCTTACCAAAGACACTTTAGACACTTGCCAAAAGAGTAGGAAGACCAGATTATCAGAATTCCTTAAGGGTCAACTAACGAACCATTTGAGGCTTTGTTCATTCAATAAGTAGTTTTAAGGGGTGACAAACTGGGACATAATACAAAATAACAATGTGTCATCTTAATCTTAATTTCAGAATATACTGAAAGATTTCATTGACGATACAGGCCTAGATTTTTCATCAAAAGGGCATTGAAATGGTTATGAATTAGTCTTTACCTTCTTGTGTTTAAATTTTAGGTATAACATCTATAAGAGGAAGCAAATGTTAGTTGAGATGAAACTTGCGTTAATGGTTACAACATTCCTAAATTGTGGCATATAACATTGCCAACCTGTTCTGACGCGTTCTGGCACAAAACTGAATTAACAAAATATTGAGTACAAACTGGGATTTTGACGCTGAAGTAGCTGCCGCTGAATTCGTACTGAAGTgctctaaataaattaataattaaaaaaagcctACACTTAATTGTTGATGTGTTTTATTGTTTAACATTTaactgttgatgtgtttaattatttatttatttaattatttcattttatttcattttgaataTGGTCCACCGTAAGCGAATGTATATGTCGAGTAAGTCgcgcaatatttttttatttttatttttaattttgattttacGGCTTTTATTCTAAGGTAGAGGTAAATATAGCATAATGTAAATAACACTTACAAAAGTGGCTAAAAAAGACACTTGATAATTTATCATAGACATAGCTtccttatttaaataatattaagaagggttttattttattttatttttgtattaattttttatttatttattttttcgaaCGCTTTCCCGTAGCTTGTAAAACCCGAAAAGGATATGATCGTttgttcaaaataaaaatgtaaaaatactttggAAATACACTATAAATTCGAGTGTTCGAGGAGTTAAAGGTACATAAAACCTTTTGTAATGTGTAATTTTTCGCGCATATATTATCCTTAAAAAGGTTTGAACGCTGTCTCTGGGCTAGCGATTTTAAATATGAGCATTTTTATGTGGAGGAAAAATCTAACTAAAagctaattaaataaaaataaataaacaaataaaaatacagtgaGTTTTGGCTATTGGAAAGTCAAAGAACCGATACTGCGTGAATCCGATAACTTACAAAGCAAACTTATTTATATTGCCTGGGccttcttttatatatatatatatatatatatatatatatatatatatatatatatatatatatatactagttAAAGTAGTAAATAAAGAGAGTTATAAATTGGAAGGCCCGATACTTTATCTTTGAAATAGGCCTAGTTTTTACACtcttgcatttttttgttttatagtaatggttttattttttataatttattcataaaaatTAGAGTCTATATATGCAAATGAAATTACACgaaaaaatgctttatttttaggAGAGTATAGCAGACCCCTCACTTCACAAACTTTGGCCAGAGTCCCCTCCCTCTGGGTAATGTCTTGTCCTAGCCCATTAATGTTGGGTCCTGGTTCTTTCGAGGTGTCTTGGGTTTCTTTTGGAGTTTACATCGTCTGTACCTCTGAGGGTTCAGTTCTATTGGAGTCTTATATCAGGCTAACGTGGAGGCGAATTTTCATGAACATCTGGACAGTAAGTAGCCTATAGCTATCATTGTAATGGACAATGAAAGTTTTGGTTATCTCAACTATAGCCAATTTGGTCTCTCTGGAGACTGATCCAGTATCAACAGATTGCAGTGGGTTATCTAAATTTGGGTTCAATGATCTAGACATACTATATGGCTAAATGTGGAATACGTgtctatttttaatttattgattgGTGCCACTTTATAGTAACTTTCATACCTTTATAATTCATTAACATTCAGTATTTCATCATAAAAGGCTTACAGATATGTTTTTCCTGTATTTAAATATCGTAAAATGATGATTCATGTGTTTTTAGAGATATATGTTTATACAGCAATTAAATATGCACGAATTAATTATCTATTCTGCGTTATATAGGCCTATAATGTTTAGCAATGACTTGTTAACGAAAATTACAAAGTGTTATAAGTCTCTGAATGTTTGAGCTAGATTGGGGCCTGTTGAGCAGTTTAAGCCTGTGcaactttcttttattatttttatttgtacattacATTGCATCATGTGTTGTTCACGAGGAAAATATTCTAGTAAGCATGCATGAATATAAACATCGTTTTTAATTTGgagaatcataataataataggcaGCTTAATGCATTGCACCCCTCGAGCTagcgagaagaaaaaaaaaccatttgTGATTTGTGTTATCGTGGCTTGAAAGGACGCTCTTTGCATTCATACAGAAATATTTCGATACTTTATTTCTTTGTTCTGAACTCAAGTTCAGGCAATATAtacaagaaaacaacaacaacaacaaactaatACAAATGCCGCACATTAAATAAATATGGCAACTAAAGGTGCAAAACTCTAAAATCACATGTTGGTTAGAAAGGACAACAAACAGTTCTAGAAATCACATTTCTGATCAGTCACCAAATAAGCGCCTGTTTGCACATAGAGTTCGGGGGTTCGTTTTACCAATGCTTAAAATCAAATCAGTATGCATGAATGTGAAATGTATTATGTCTTTGGTGATGAACCACTTCCACaggtaaaacaatgcaaaaaacccTGATTTCTATTGCAAAGGGCCCGAGATGCCCCCACCCCACCCACAAAAAAGTCCTGTTATATCACAAAACAGCATTTTAGGTGACAGTATGTACAGATATCTAAACTCACAGCACCCACAGGGTTCATTTTAACCAGTGCTTTAAAACTTTAATTCAGTATCTTATCTTTGCGAGTCATTTTATGACTTAGACAAAGGCTCACACTCACAGACTCGACCTAGCCGACAGGCAAATTTATAAAACATTGCATATTATATTTCACCATTTtccaagtttgcacagttttttttttttgttgttttgttttttttattagttttttttttatcatcatcataatattttttcattgtcAGAACGCACACCTGAGACAGTCCAAAGACGCTCTACCTGTTATCAAACCCTGATTTAATATGTTAAGGCGCAATAACAGTTTGGGAcaatatgttaaataaaacaGAGGAATTAGCGATACTCAACGATATAATATGTGCCGACCGTCTAATAATAACAATATCCCACAGTACCAAGGGATACAAAACATAATAGCTACaatatgttaataaatacaaaacCATTCACAAAAAAAATGATCGAACTAtaaataatacttaaaaaaaaaaaattaaaaaaaaaggaaaaaaaaaacatatacagttaCTGCATTTGGCATAACATACCATTACAAAATGATCTtaaatagaaaaaacaaaaaaaacatcccgACAGACATAAATAGTCCTCACACAAAGGGAGAGCTACATGTTTCGTTGCGATGTTTTCGAGGAAAGTTTATCGTGTTGGTTTGGATATTTCAATTGGAGAGCGCGCGTAACGCTCAGCTAAGGAAAGAATTGGGCGCGACCCGTTTATGTTGAGACAAAAGTCCACTAGAAAGGGGCGATGTGAAGGACGGTAAACTAGTTCTTAGGGAATCAGACAGGAGAGGGGACGGAGAACTGGAAATTCCGTATCCGGGTGCGCTCGGCAGCGATTGCGCCTGCTGCGCTCCCGTTACGTAGTATCCATTGTGCCCTGATAGTATTCCAGCCGAGGCGGACGGCGGTGAGACGCCGTATCCGTTTGACAGGTTAATACTACCCGTAGAGGTTCCCAGAATAGAGCGAGACATATCCCCGTTCCCGAGCGGCTCGACGCTCGAGAGTAAAGATCCATACGCGTGTCCCTGGTTTAGAAATCCATGCGTGGACCCGTTATAGTGCGAATGGTGCAAGGGTAAAAACGGAGACAGCTGCCAGTATAGCGGGTTACTCGGGCGTTCGCCCAGTCCAAGGGGCGCAAAACGGAGGCCCCTTTTCATCACCAGCTTGCCCCTTGAGGTTGCCGACCGGCGCCGGAGCTTCCCGGTGGTTCCGCCGATGAACACATCGTCGCTGGAGGGATCCAGCATCCAATAGTTCCCTTTCCCCGGGTCGTCGTAGTGCCGCGGAACTTTCACGAAGCATTTATTGAGACTCAAATTGTGCCTGATGGAGTTCTGCCAGCCCTGTTTGTGCTCCCGGTAATACGGGAAATTTTTCATGATGAATTCATAGATGCCGTTCAGAGTGAGGCGCTTTTCGGGACTCTGTCTGATAGCCATCATTATGAGCGCGTTGTAGCTGAACGGCGGCTTGTCGAATTTCCCGTTTTTTGCCTTTTTCGGTTCTTCCGCCTCTCTTTGTTCCTTTTTCAGAAGCACGGAATCCATTTCGGCTGGTTCCGGCGGATTGTGTAAATCCTGCACCGGAGCCGGGCTGCTGCTGCGCCTCTCCGCACCCTCATTTCCGTCCGGGCTGTCAAACTTGGATGGGAGCAGAAGGCTCTTGATGCTGAACGAAGTCGACTTATGTACCATGGTGGGCTCACTCGGATCTCCCATGCCGcgcaataacaaacaaaaaagaccCGTTATCGTACTTAAAAAGAGGAGAGGTCAGACGCGCAACGATATTGCATGCATGACAGGACTTCTCGGAGGACTCGAGAAATGTGTGATTAAGCAAGACTCAGTCTTATCAACTACCTCATCTTAGGGGAGGAGGAGCTCTGCATTTGCTGGAAACTATACACAGACTCGATCGAGCCCACTTCAGAGCTCCGCTCACTCCATAACAATGCGCGGAGAGCTCAGTGAGCTCTCTGAAGTCTGGTAAGTTGCTGGGGCGTCTGCAGTGCGTCACAGCTCACGTAGACTGAATAGGAGGGACGACGAAATGTATACACATGACCTGAGATACACTGAAACAAATTTTTAATGAGCAATCAAATCAAAACTAGAAGTATTTTGTGTCGCTAAACCTAGTATAGACCAGTAATGGGCAGGTTGTGGCACTTCAAGAGGGTCTTAGCAACATGTGAGTGATTGTAAACGTACAAAGAGTTCATAAAGCATGCATAATGCACAGTCTGAGCCAACAATTTGTTGTATAGCCCTGGCTATGTATGCCATGTATTGATTATTTGTCTTTCCAGGAAGGTTGCTGTAATTCATGGCGTGCGTAAAGGGCACTGGCTGATCTAAGGGCGCCTCTAGTGTCAGCTTGGTTGAGAACTCcattaatccatgtaaaacagGAGTTCAGAACTTGTGTTGTCATTTTGAACGTCTAATTGGTTTTGATTTAGGCTAATGTGATCACCAAAACAGCGCGTGATATCAAATGCACTGAATACGATCATCTTAATCAGCCGATGCAATTGAAGAGTTCAGATTTGTTTACATAATATGGAATTCTGAGCTCAGGAATAGGCTATTCACTGATGTGAAACAGCAATTGCATAGTTCTAGAATGGAAATATTCCCAGTTGGGGGAATTTGGAGCATTTTTGCGCAATGGAGAAGTGTTTGGTGAATTTGTAAATGTTAACTGGCCTATTGTCGCAATGTTGCTCTCTTGGTTTTTATTGATCAATTCATCCGAACTTCAGTTTTTTtggatctggaaaaaaataaataaaaaaaaaataaaaaaaaaagaaagaaaaaatgcttGTCCTATAGGGTCGCGGGTTGTggtggagcctatcccagctgtctcgggccgaaggcaaggaaacaccctggacaggtggccatcACATGGTTACAGACTGGTTCTTTTCCTCATAATTTGAGATAAAATGATTACCATCGTGGAACCTCAATTTAAGGttagattgttttatttatttatttattattattattatcatcgtcatcatcattatTGTTCTTGGCAGAAGGGTTATTTGAGGGTTGTCTCCTGCATAATTGTCTATAtgtcttgtttatttaaaattatttaaatgaaacGCATAGGCTGTGCATTTGTTGTGTATTTTAGTGATGCTAGTGACAAGTTGTTTCGTTTCGTTAAAGCAaactaaaatgaatatgaaacaaaccgttttataaaataattaacatcaggataattttaaaaaaaaagtgaaaatagcttaggaaaaataagtaaaataacaaaaagtttattttaataataattgattttataaatcttttgcacaaaaaaatatcGACATTTATAAGTAATACAACAAGTTAAACACTCTCGCATTATTCGACATTATTTCCGTATTATTGCGtgccaatttatatatatatatatatatagatagatagatagatagatatttatatagatatatatagatataaattaaACGAAAATTTTCGGCCCAAACAATTAATAGGCCTATAGCAAATTGTAAACTGCGGCTGtgatacattttaaagcataaagTTAAATAATGAGGCTATAGTAGATACTTTTTCATAAAGAATATCCTGGTAAAAGTATGGCTTTAAATAAGATTTGTAAATTATTATCATTTACCTTCTATTTATATAGGTCTATTGCctgtttagttttattttgaactaaattaaaagcattattttgGAACAGAAATGCTTTTTAATCGACCGTCCGCTGCTTGCAATAGTTTCGAAATAAATTAGTTAGCATATTGCtaggaaaaataaatatatattatagcaTTTCATAAACTGTTAAATAGACAAAATAGGAGCTATACAATGCAGATAAAGTCTTCGTCAGGCCAGTAACGATAGTTTCTATTTACAGTCTCGTAAATTAACtcgtaatttattttatttatttgtattttttttttttttttttttttttcttcagggccagggcgacttgcaataattgagggaaacatgaattctgctctctaccagaaaatcctaaaggagaatgtccggtcatcagtccatgagttgaagctcaagcacaactggattatgcagcaagacaatgatccaaagcataggagtaagtccacctctgaattgctcaaaagaagctaaattaaagttttggagtggcatagtcaaagtcctgacttgaacctgattgagatg
This DNA window, taken from Myxocyprinus asiaticus isolate MX2 ecotype Aquarium Trade chromosome 37, UBuf_Myxa_2, whole genome shotgun sequence, encodes the following:
- the LOC127427905 gene encoding forkhead box protein G1-like, which gives rise to MGDPSEPTMVHKSTSFSIKSLLLPSKFDSPDGNEGAERRSSSPAPVQDLHNPPEPAEMDSVLLKKEQREAEEPKKAKNGKFDKPPFSYNALIMMAIRQSPEKRLTLNGIYEFIMKNFPYYREHKQGWQNSIRHNLSLNKCFVKVPRHYDDPGKGNYWMLDPSSDDVFIGGTTGKLRRRSATSRGKLVMKRGLRFAPLGLGERPSNPLYWQLSPFLPLHHSHYNGSTHGFLNQGHAYGSLLSSVEPLGNGDMSRSILGTSTGSINLSNGYGVSPPSASAGILSGHNGYYVTGAQQAQSLPSAPGYGISSSPSPLLSDSLRTSLPSFTSPLSSGLLSQHKRVAPNSFLS